The following proteins are encoded in a genomic region of Fundidesulfovibrio soli:
- a CDS encoding anti-phage-associated DUF1156 domain-containing protein, translating into MSVFIENQFPIARLSAEAYKERKANNGQTLTRLGKWWGRKPLILVRAAILGMLMPASDNPKKDREIFLKILTMDDDGVWLRCKGEIPAVAWREAANSDVQEEYFGARGFKRGLSDEEKEEICALIWDSLGDVDRNELDNQRRRPIPSREEFDALPYAERIRHCERPENIVGPKVETWSEINAHLGTTASSLPGLVRELGVRQFGHPPRVGDCFCGGGSIPFEAARIGCEAFGYDLNPVAALLTWADLNLLGGGREMQEKVMRVQAKVLREADKQITDWGIEHNDQGERADAYLYCVEVKPEGCDYYIPLAPSWLIGEKSKVVVTWRRVPGSDRLQPEIQYVSSAELKAYKDGKGATIVSSRVVDPFDSNRSWSLEALRGPEGLRRWTNEDLAPRPDDVFQERLYCIRWVQETEDEITGRTKEVRRYAAPDHTDLEREAKVLILLRERFAQWQRKGFIPSKAISSGYNTEQPIRERGWSYWHHFYTPRQLLTHGLVAEISSRIASSQEMHVACLLGLGRIADWDSRSCAWMWHGSNEKGNQTFTNQALNTLVSYAGRALSKLAPTFQLLDGAHPISFGNVGKVSVTDARDINSPCELWVTDPPYADAINYHELGDFFLAWYDTQMARVFPNWVPDARAELAVRGDGEDFRRSMVDIYRNLARCMPDNGLQLVMFTHKNPGVWANLGMILWAAGLTATAAWTISTETDAVGLKKGDYVQGTVCLVLRKRLESEPGFMDEVSPLVEDEVQNQIAFMQSLDEAGEPNFNDADYQLAAYAAALKVLTRYSTLDGRDVEHEVFAQRDRNEKSDFQKVIERALEIACSILVPRGLHGVWRDLSLVERYYMRALDIESRGERRKGMYEELARGFGVADIRPLLKTDKANGTRMHTASGLGASLLAVANEGNAQTLPSRRGRAATGAPHPFAFSPLRHLLFAMRETTRADLNPESGRQYLRDTYGQSYWSKRELFLGLLEWLSTLANSQGMDEWTPDSESARILAGRLRNDEA; encoded by the coding sequence ATGTCCGTATTCATTGAGAACCAGTTCCCGATTGCTCGCCTATCCGCCGAAGCCTACAAGGAACGCAAAGCTAACAATGGCCAGACCCTTACTCGTCTAGGCAAATGGTGGGGACGCAAGCCGTTGATCCTGGTTCGTGCGGCCATCCTGGGGATGCTCATGCCCGCCTCGGACAACCCCAAGAAAGACCGCGAAATTTTCCTGAAGATATTGACCATGGACGACGATGGGGTCTGGCTGCGTTGCAAAGGTGAGATTCCTGCCGTTGCCTGGCGGGAAGCGGCGAACTCCGACGTTCAGGAAGAGTATTTTGGCGCGCGAGGTTTTAAACGGGGCCTGAGCGACGAAGAAAAAGAAGAGATTTGCGCACTGATTTGGGACTCCCTTGGTGATGTGGATAGAAATGAGCTGGACAACCAAAGGCGGCGTCCAATCCCTAGCCGGGAAGAATTTGACGCCCTCCCTTATGCAGAACGGATTAGGCATTGTGAGCGTCCAGAAAATATCGTCGGCCCCAAGGTAGAGACCTGGTCCGAAATCAACGCACATCTTGGCACTACGGCCTCGAGCCTTCCTGGCCTAGTGCGGGAACTGGGAGTGCGGCAATTCGGACACCCCCCACGGGTAGGGGATTGTTTTTGCGGAGGCGGGTCTATCCCCTTTGAGGCAGCGCGTATCGGATGTGAAGCTTTTGGGTACGACCTGAACCCGGTGGCCGCCCTCTTGACTTGGGCCGACCTGAATCTGCTGGGCGGTGGCCGCGAAATGCAAGAAAAGGTAATGCGCGTACAGGCCAAGGTTCTACGCGAAGCAGATAAACAGATCACCGACTGGGGTATCGAGCACAACGACCAGGGCGAACGGGCAGACGCCTATCTTTATTGCGTGGAGGTTAAACCAGAAGGTTGTGACTATTACATACCTCTCGCTCCTAGTTGGCTGATTGGCGAAAAGTCCAAGGTAGTGGTCACATGGCGGCGCGTTCCCGGTTCGGACAGGCTCCAGCCTGAGATTCAATACGTATCCAGTGCTGAATTGAAGGCGTACAAGGACGGGAAAGGAGCAACCATAGTCAGTAGCCGGGTGGTGGACCCCTTTGACTCTAATCGTTCCTGGTCCCTAGAAGCTCTGCGCGGCCCAGAGGGTCTGCGCCGCTGGACGAATGAAGATCTTGCGCCACGTCCAGACGACGTTTTTCAAGAGCGGTTATACTGCATCCGCTGGGTTCAAGAGACAGAGGATGAAATCACCGGAAGGACCAAGGAGGTCCGCCGTTATGCTGCTCCTGACCACACAGATCTGGAGCGTGAAGCTAAGGTGCTGATCCTTCTGAGGGAACGTTTTGCACAGTGGCAAAGAAAAGGCTTCATCCCCTCTAAGGCTATTTCGAGTGGCTACAACACTGAGCAGCCTATTCGGGAGCGCGGGTGGAGTTATTGGCACCACTTTTATACACCAAGACAGTTGCTGACGCATGGTCTAGTCGCAGAGATTTCAAGTCGCATTGCATCTTCGCAGGAAATGCATGTTGCTTGCTTGTTGGGCTTGGGCAGGATTGCCGACTGGGATTCTCGTAGCTGCGCCTGGATGTGGCATGGAAGTAACGAAAAAGGCAATCAAACTTTTACTAATCAAGCATTGAATACATTAGTGAGTTACGCAGGGCGGGCCCTCTCGAAGTTAGCGCCGACGTTTCAGCTTCTTGACGGTGCCCATCCAATTTCTTTTGGAAATGTGGGCAAGGTATCAGTGACAGATGCTCGCGACATAAATAGTCCATGCGAACTTTGGGTAACGGACCCCCCCTACGCCGACGCGATAAACTATCACGAGTTGGGCGACTTCTTCTTAGCTTGGTATGACACACAGATGGCCCGAGTGTTTCCGAATTGGGTACCTGATGCCCGAGCTGAACTGGCCGTGCGCGGGGACGGAGAAGATTTTCGGCGGTCAATGGTCGATATCTATCGCAACTTGGCCCGGTGTATGCCGGATAATGGCCTGCAGTTGGTCATGTTCACTCACAAAAACCCCGGAGTCTGGGCTAATCTGGGCATGATTCTTTGGGCAGCCGGGCTTACGGCCACAGCCGCATGGACCATTAGCACCGAGACGGACGCTGTGGGCTTAAAAAAAGGCGATTACGTACAAGGGACTGTTTGCTTGGTTCTGCGCAAACGCTTGGAATCAGAACCCGGTTTCATGGACGAGGTTTCCCCCCTGGTGGAAGACGAGGTTCAAAATCAGATTGCCTTCATGCAGTCCTTGGATGAGGCCGGGGAGCCCAATTTTAACGACGCTGACTATCAGTTGGCCGCCTATGCCGCCGCCCTCAAGGTACTAACACGTTACTCGACGTTGGACGGTCGGGACGTGGAACACGAAGTCTTTGCGCAGCGTGACCGGAACGAAAAGAGCGATTTTCAGAAGGTCATCGAACGTGCCTTGGAAATCGCCTGTTCAATCCTGGTGCCACGCGGCCTACACGGAGTATGGCGAGACCTCTCCTTGGTCGAACGCTACTATATGCGCGCTTTGGACATCGAAAGTCGGGGAGAACGTCGCAAAGGTATGTACGAAGAATTGGCTCGAGGCTTTGGTGTGGCTGACATTCGCCCTCTGCTCAAGACGGACAAAGCCAACGGCACACGCATGCATACGGCAAGCGGCCTGGGGGCGTCTCTATTGGCCGTGGCCAACGAAGGCAATGCCCAAACACTTCCCTCTCGGCGTGGCCGAGCAGCGACTGGCGCGCCCCACCCATTCGCCTTTTCACCCTTGCGTCACCTGCTTTTTGCCATGCGCGAAACCACTCGGGCAGACCTTAACCCCGAATCAGGCAGGCAATACCTACGAGACACGTATGGCCAGAGCTACTGGAGCAAGCGAGAGCTGTTCCTGGGACTTTTGGAATGGTTGTCGACACTGGCAAATTCCCAAGGAATGGATGAATGGACGCCCGACTCAGAGTCTGCCCGCATCCTAGCTGGGCGTCTGCGCAACGACGAAGCCTGA
- a CDS encoding phospholipase D-like domain-containing anti-phage protein — translation MLRHHSSRRGRLHQTVLAQRLTGAVSYDRIAGYFRSSLFEVAGEALANVSGKVRIVCNSDLDPHDMITASAAQAALRRSWCSGRPEDAPPLALPRYRELYAALTNQKIEIRVLPDSAFGLIHGKAGLIRYADGSGTAFLGSVNESLSAWKLNYELLWEDDTPETMAWVQEEFLALWNDPRAVDLACCPFIAQDVKRIVSRTVVEPQELQAVDATEAAAAVAVETPIYRQEQGLWPHQKYFARLALERHRLGGARLVLADQVGLGKTIQLAMAALLMAVDDPGGGPILILAPKPLLQQWQGELMDFLQLPSARWNGRAWVDENELEYPSEGTKSLGKCPRRIGLVSQGLVVRGMAEAVNQLLSRKYTCVIVDEAHRARRRKVPKVDAGPEDVNERAEPNKLMDFLRQVGLKTKSMLLATATPVQLHPVEAWDLLHILAQGNDGVLGGRTQSSPWFRPSLCLDVATGQIAVPTEDLRQGWEFVRDPMPAKEEDSAFRRIRNYIEADDARWQFPPETFDQLPPALRNVQLGNELLPDYGQRFNPLLRCIVRRTRAYLESTINPATGSYYLPKVSVRLFGEEDDGGLLLGGYLLEAYQEAEAFCSLLQQRVRGAGFFKTLLLRRLGSSMEAGRRTVMKLLGQDPDLVLDEDDDEVEEESGLTASQDTVSEFKQFTDAERASLQRCLDLLRQGGTADPKLEAVTDYLLGRRHGLNRPWIDLGCILFSQYYDTVWWIGSELARMEAFQGMDIGLYAGSNRSGFWRGGRFERCDRNLLKERVRTADIKLLLGTDAASEGLNLQRLGTLINIDLPWNPTRLEQRKGRIQRIGQARDEVWIANLRYRESVEDRVHRVLAERLEAIHDLFGQIPDTLEDVWVEVALHNEQSARQLIDRTTATRNPFDVKYSKVEDADWETCASVLNAVSMRELLSTGW, via the coding sequence ATGCTGCGCCATCATTCCAGCCGCCGTGGTCGTCTACATCAGACGGTCCTGGCTCAACGCCTCACCGGAGCGGTGTCTTACGACCGCATAGCTGGGTATTTCCGCTCAAGCCTCTTTGAGGTGGCCGGGGAAGCCTTGGCCAACGTGAGCGGCAAAGTCCGTATAGTCTGCAATTCCGACCTTGATCCCCATGACATGATCACGGCCTCAGCGGCTCAGGCAGCTTTGCGCCGTAGTTGGTGCTCGGGACGTCCTGAAGATGCGCCACCCTTGGCTCTGCCACGGTATCGTGAACTTTATGCCGCTCTGACCAATCAGAAAATCGAAATTCGCGTTTTGCCTGATTCAGCCTTTGGCTTGATTCACGGCAAGGCAGGGTTGATCCGCTATGCGGATGGTTCGGGCACGGCTTTTTTGGGCAGCGTCAATGAAAGCCTCTCCGCCTGGAAACTTAATTACGAGCTTCTCTGGGAGGACGACACCCCGGAAACGATGGCCTGGGTTCAGGAAGAGTTTCTGGCGCTATGGAATGATCCCCGTGCAGTTGATTTGGCCTGCTGCCCCTTCATTGCCCAGGACGTTAAACGCATCGTATCTCGCACAGTCGTTGAACCACAGGAATTACAGGCCGTGGACGCCACCGAAGCGGCGGCTGCGGTGGCTGTGGAAACGCCGATTTACCGACAGGAGCAAGGATTGTGGCCGCATCAGAAGTATTTTGCACGCCTTGCTCTTGAACGACATCGTCTAGGCGGAGCACGCTTGGTTCTGGCGGATCAGGTCGGCTTGGGCAAGACGATCCAACTGGCCATGGCTGCCCTGCTCATGGCTGTGGACGATCCAGGCGGAGGGCCAATCCTGATACTCGCACCCAAGCCACTTCTTCAGCAATGGCAGGGCGAATTGATGGATTTCTTGCAGCTCCCCTCTGCGCGTTGGAACGGCCGGGCTTGGGTGGATGAAAACGAATTGGAGTATCCATCCGAAGGCACCAAGAGCCTGGGCAAATGCCCGCGCCGTATTGGCTTGGTCTCACAGGGTCTCGTTGTGCGCGGCATGGCCGAGGCCGTCAATCAACTCTTGAGCCGGAAGTATACCTGCGTAATCGTGGACGAGGCTCATCGTGCCAGAAGGCGGAAGGTTCCCAAGGTGGACGCCGGTCCTGAAGATGTGAACGAGCGAGCCGAACCCAACAAGCTGATGGATTTCTTGCGCCAGGTAGGGCTCAAGACCAAGAGCATGCTTCTGGCTACAGCCACACCAGTGCAGTTGCACCCTGTTGAAGCCTGGGATTTGCTGCACATTCTGGCTCAAGGCAACGACGGTGTACTGGGGGGGCGAACCCAGAGTAGCCCCTGGTTTAGGCCTAGCCTATGCCTTGATGTCGCCACCGGCCAAATCGCCGTGCCCACGGAAGACTTGCGTCAAGGATGGGAATTTGTGCGCGATCCCATGCCAGCGAAAGAGGAAGATTCAGCCTTCAGACGCATCCGAAACTATATCGAGGCAGACGACGCTCGTTGGCAATTCCCGCCCGAAACATTTGACCAGCTTCCTCCGGCCTTGCGTAATGTTCAGCTTGGCAATGAACTGCTGCCTGATTACGGCCAGCGCTTCAATCCGTTACTACGCTGCATTGTACGCCGTACTCGGGCCTATCTGGAATCTACCATCAATCCAGCCACAGGAAGTTATTACCTCCCCAAAGTCAGCGTGCGCCTTTTTGGCGAGGAAGACGATGGCGGGCTACTCCTGGGGGGATATTTACTTGAAGCTTATCAAGAGGCCGAGGCGTTTTGTTCTTTGCTCCAACAACGCGTACGAGGGGCTGGTTTCTTCAAGACGTTGCTTCTGCGCCGCCTTGGGAGTTCGATGGAGGCAGGTCGGCGGACGGTCATGAAGCTTCTCGGTCAAGACCCTGATTTAGTTTTGGATGAAGATGACGATGAGGTAGAAGAAGAATCGGGATTGACAGCCTCTCAAGACACGGTCAGCGAGTTCAAGCAGTTCACTGATGCCGAACGTGCATCTTTGCAACGCTGCTTGGACCTCTTGCGTCAGGGTGGTACTGCCGACCCCAAGCTCGAAGCCGTAACTGACTATTTGCTGGGTCGGAGACACGGTTTGAACAGGCCCTGGATTGACCTGGGGTGCATCCTGTTTTCCCAGTATTATGACACGGTATGGTGGATAGGCAGCGAACTGGCCAGGATGGAGGCCTTTCAGGGTATGGATATTGGCCTCTATGCTGGAAGCAATCGTTCAGGGTTCTGGAGGGGCGGGCGCTTTGAGCGTTGCGACCGAAACCTTCTCAAGGAGCGCGTCCGGACCGCCGACATCAAATTGCTACTTGGTACGGATGCAGCGTCAGAAGGTCTCAACCTGCAACGCCTTGGTACGCTTATCAACATCGACTTGCCCTGGAATCCGACACGCCTGGAGCAACGCAAGGGCCGTATTCAGCGCATTGGGCAAGCTCGGGATGAAGTCTGGATTGCTAATCTTCGCTACAGGGAATCCGTAGAAGACCGGGTCCACCGGGTATTGGCTGAACGCCTAGAGGCCATTCACGACCTCTTTGGCCAAATACCAGACACCCTTGAAGATGTGTGGGTTGAAGTGGCTCTACACAATGAGCAATCCGCCCGTCAGCTAATTGATCGAACAACGGCCACTCGCAATCCCTTTGACGTGAAGTATAGCAAGGTGGAGGATGCGGACTGGGAAACCTGCGCCTCGGTTCTCAATGCCGTTAGCATGAGGGAGTTGCTGTCCACGGGATGGTAG
- a CDS encoding DNA-methyltransferase, translating into MKKQIPFKKNVIHGHSCESMAELPDGAIDLIFAGPPYGSLINYSSYAAGEQHYKAHSTDLPQYITSFQTWFSECFRVLRAGRYCIVNLGTIRENHKTIALPFYAVSWLEELGFSFQFEIVWDKIVGGRHEARNFLAHPFPGRFTPNNRVEYLLFFKKNPRKAFAPRSKFYDANIIPLTDLFKREIANNVWHVHPATKRSSPDVSHPCPFPPEIPERIITYFSFPQETVLDPFMGSGSTAIAAKKLGRYYVGYETEDRFRIDAERLIAKYKRKYMAI; encoded by the coding sequence GTGAAAAAGCAAATCCCGTTCAAAAAAAACGTCATCCATGGCCACAGCTGCGAAAGCATGGCCGAATTGCCTGACGGAGCTATAGACTTAATATTTGCAGGGCCTCCCTACGGGTCTTTAATCAACTATTCAAGCTATGCAGCTGGTGAGCAGCACTACAAAGCTCACTCAACAGATCTTCCTCAATATATTACTTCATTTCAGACATGGTTTTCTGAATGTTTTCGTGTATTAAGAGCTGGTCGCTATTGCATCGTCAATCTGGGTACGATCAGAGAGAATCACAAAACCATTGCTTTGCCATTTTATGCTGTGTCTTGGTTAGAAGAACTGGGATTTTCGTTTCAATTTGAGATTGTATGGGACAAAATCGTAGGTGGTAGGCATGAAGCTCGAAACTTTCTTGCCCATCCTTTTCCTGGAAGGTTCACTCCGAACAATCGGGTTGAATATCTCTTGTTTTTCAAAAAAAATCCAAGGAAGGCATTTGCCCCCAGAAGTAAGTTTTATGATGCAAACATAATCCCTTTGACTGATTTATTTAAGCGCGAAATTGCAAACAATGTTTGGCATGTACATCCTGCAACAAAAAGATCTTCGCCAGACGTTTCGCACCCATGCCCATTTCCACCGGAAATTCCAGAGCGCATTATTACATACTTTTCATTTCCACAAGAGACAGTTCTAGATCCATTTATGGGGTCAGGGTCGACTGCTATTGCAGCCAAAAAGCTTGGGAGGTATTACGTTGGATATGAGACAGAGGATAGATTCAGGATTGACGCAGAGAGATTGATCGCGAAATACAAACGTAAATATATGGCGATTTGA
- a CDS encoding DUF3780 domain-containing protein: protein MAGSRSASRKILGLGFLPEEARHGFLIDVPKGTSGDDLIFITEHRGQDLVDLGLRPLESLAPNAPSMRVVIDRTRWLALAPAFWEEANRRLRANGMPTVRFVKNPGKPTPVHASLGKELCILCWAVEEASPDDIPNALRNWEALAPEERWWLYTMTVSTTGQALQKGIGWRKALRAALADNPFVKGEGMSPKARRELLAHPQSQLLLPL, encoded by the coding sequence ATGGCAGGTTCTCGCTCAGCGAGCCGAAAAATCCTAGGACTGGGCTTCTTGCCTGAAGAAGCGCGACACGGATTTCTGATTGATGTACCCAAAGGTACATCCGGTGATGACCTCATTTTTATCACCGAGCATCGTGGTCAGGACTTGGTTGATCTTGGTTTGCGCCCTTTGGAAAGCTTGGCCCCTAATGCGCCAAGCATGCGAGTTGTCATCGACCGTACCCGCTGGCTTGCCCTTGCCCCAGCCTTTTGGGAAGAAGCCAATCGGCGATTGCGAGCCAATGGTATGCCCACGGTTAGATTTGTTAAAAATCCAGGCAAACCCACCCCGGTTCATGCTTCACTTGGCAAAGAGCTATGTATCCTGTGCTGGGCCGTTGAAGAGGCTTCACCCGATGACATCCCCAACGCTCTGCGTAACTGGGAGGCCCTGGCACCAGAGGAACGTTGGTGGTTGTATACCATGACAGTGTCCACCACTGGGCAGGCGTTGCAAAAAGGAATTGGCTGGCGCAAAGCCCTGCGTGCGGCTCTGGCCGACAATCCCTTCGTCAAGGGCGAGGGTATGTCCCCAAAGGCCCGGCGCGAACTTCTGGCCCATCCTCAATCTCAACTTTTGTTGCCTCTGTAA
- a CDS encoding class I SAM-dependent methyltransferase, protein MHKTTSVKIKSFFSDCKIDIHKNKNKFEKLLIKKHGALAVDFLKCVDARVDNNTCCDPYPIKNTTLEFANDIAAAFDCPRLEPFFQWIINENFTNCRKFLEIGCDNGLISCFLARELKGSSGIGIDRCKEGIDLARRRASDLKVTNIAFLNDTFDSFSKNNKPGSYDMIFASLVYHEVIQPNPCESVAPTSDYFDGISKLLSEDGFFISVDRFQTPKSLIDFSKFAIASGLKLSLAKSFLLNFVDGFKNKERLVLTVLSKSLKGTPLPSDILSFFDYNAFLESPSAKLINSPVVAESIYRSLTRKETICKVSTTYYKDNVTEDIDIFESEGIFVVYVSSEHGDKSLSIFPLVFLPEYLQNIPAMLDERKTIGSVSVWQNNDLSSLKRLNAI, encoded by the coding sequence ATGCATAAAACTACTTCGGTAAAAATCAAAAGTTTCTTTTCGGATTGCAAGATTGATATACACAAAAACAAGAATAAATTTGAAAAGTTATTGATCAAAAAGCATGGAGCTTTGGCTGTTGATTTTTTAAAGTGCGTAGATGCACGTGTCGACAACAACACTTGTTGCGATCCATATCCAATAAAAAATACTACACTTGAATTTGCCAACGACATTGCTGCTGCATTTGACTGTCCACGCCTAGAGCCTTTTTTCCAGTGGATCATAAATGAAAACTTTACCAACTGCCGCAAATTCCTTGAGATTGGCTGCGACAACGGATTAATTTCATGTTTTTTAGCCCGTGAACTTAAGGGATCAAGTGGAATCGGGATTGACAGATGTAAAGAGGGCATTGATCTAGCTCGCAGGCGAGCTTCAGACTTGAAAGTGACAAACATTGCATTTCTAAACGATACTTTTGATAGCTTTTCAAAAAACAATAAGCCTGGATCGTATGACATGATATTTGCGTCCCTGGTCTATCACGAGGTAATCCAGCCCAATCCATGTGAATCTGTGGCACCCACTAGTGACTATTTCGATGGAATTTCAAAACTTCTGTCTGAAGATGGGTTCTTTATATCTGTCGACAGGTTTCAAACGCCAAAATCATTGATCGATTTTTCTAAGTTCGCAATTGCAAGTGGGCTAAAGCTGTCGCTCGCCAAGTCCTTTCTATTAAACTTCGTTGACGGGTTCAAAAACAAGGAAAGACTTGTTCTCACCGTCCTGTCAAAGTCGCTTAAAGGGACCCCTCTGCCATCTGACATTCTTTCGTTCTTTGACTACAATGCTTTTTTAGAATCCCCATCTGCCAAGCTTATCAACTCACCAGTCGTAGCAGAATCCATCTACAGATCTCTCACAAGAAAGGAAACAATATGCAAAGTGTCAACAACATACTACAAAGACAATGTCACTGAAGATATTGATATTTTTGAATCTGAAGGTATATTTGTAGTTTACGTCTCTTCTGAGCATGGGGATAAGTCACTTTCAATATTCCCACTCGTTTTCTTGCCGGAATACCTGCAAAATATTCCAGCAATGCTAGATGAACGAAAAACAATCGGGAGTGTTAGCGTATGGCAGAACAACGACCTTTCCTCGTTAAAAAGACTAAACGCAATTTGA
- a CDS encoding reverse transcriptase domain-containing protein: MSDLEQLLVGLDAESASGRMHAIQRSTAYDKPTRSAFLLKALEHWDRKVREKSAKILLKIGGDLELAAVCSAVDSRKVPLLRLIPWLARRNHALTTRTIYNLTQHSHKVISEAASKYLIKMDTTEALFYRWSKQSRIPKKLAAQIEACACERVASVLSDIPVSVIHTLRGKFLRYPLLKKYYHDKYSDSRPQSSKETVSPKAPKVQSEYVQSWNKLGIDWRIAGWIVRNWSDLDDVGYFEFKIPKKNGTERIISAPVTPLKIAQRVVLDKILSTVPQHDACHGFRKNFSIITNATKHTGKDVVIRIDLKDFFPSIKPARIAGIFRSLGFSDFEIRFLTRVTTRGGGLPQGAPSSPCLANIVARRLDSRLNGLAASVGGTYTRYADDLIISGHKNVVSILPAVKSIIQEEDFGIASEKLRIARKGAQQKVTGLIVNQCVNAPRELRRKLRAVFHKQSKGEVPYWGNKPMSESQMRGYQAFLSSIEKSKTDQHEKL; this comes from the coding sequence ATGAGCGATCTTGAACAGTTGCTAGTTGGGCTTGATGCTGAGTCTGCTAGTGGCAGGATGCACGCCATTCAACGCTCTACTGCTTACGACAAACCCACGCGATCGGCATTCCTACTTAAAGCATTAGAGCATTGGGACCGTAAGGTTAGAGAAAAGTCAGCAAAAATCCTTCTCAAAATAGGTGGCGATCTCGAGTTGGCAGCTGTATGCAGCGCAGTTGACTCCAGGAAAGTCCCTCTTTTGAGACTGATTCCTTGGCTAGCTAGACGCAATCATGCTTTGACAACAAGGACCATCTATAATCTTACTCAACACTCACACAAGGTTATTTCTGAAGCTGCATCGAAGTATCTGATCAAAATGGATACGACAGAGGCGCTATTTTATAGATGGTCTAAACAGTCTAGAATTCCAAAAAAGTTGGCAGCGCAAATTGAGGCGTGCGCCTGCGAGAGAGTAGCTTCAGTACTCAGCGACATACCTGTTTCAGTTATTCATACGTTAAGGGGTAAGTTTCTTCGCTACCCTCTGCTTAAGAAATATTACCATGATAAATACAGCGACAGCCGTCCTCAAAGCTCCAAAGAAACAGTATCTCCAAAGGCACCAAAAGTTCAGAGCGAGTACGTACAGTCCTGGAATAAGCTAGGGATTGATTGGCGAATTGCAGGCTGGATTGTCAGAAACTGGTCTGATTTGGATGATGTTGGTTATTTTGAGTTTAAAATCCCCAAGAAGAACGGCACTGAACGCATCATTTCAGCGCCTGTTACGCCTTTAAAAATTGCTCAAAGGGTTGTTTTGGACAAAATACTGTCAACGGTCCCACAGCACGACGCCTGCCATGGGTTTCGGAAAAATTTTTCAATCATAACCAATGCCACTAAACACACGGGGAAAGACGTTGTTATACGAATAGACCTTAAAGATTTTTTTCCTTCGATCAAACCTGCTAGAATAGCTGGAATTTTCCGTTCACTCGGGTTCAGTGACTTTGAAATCCGTTTTCTAACCCGTGTTACCACCAGAGGTGGAGGCCTGCCGCAAGGCGCACCAAGTAGTCCGTGCTTGGCAAACATTGTAGCCCGGAGGCTTGATAGTAGGCTTAACGGTTTGGCTGCTTCAGTTGGTGGCACATATACTCGCTATGCAGACGATCTAATTATTAGCGGGCACAAGAATGTTGTTAGTATTTTGCCTGCTGTAAAAAGTATTATTCAAGAAGAAGATTTCGGCATTGCCAGCGAAAAGCTTCGTATAGCGCGAAAGGGTGCGCAGCAGAAGGTTACTGGCCTTATTGTTAATCAATGCGTTAACGCACCAAGAGAATTGAGGCGAAAGTTGCGAGCAGTTTTTCATAAACAATCCAAAGGAGAAGTTCCTTACTGGGGTAATAAGCCAATGTCTGAGTCTCAAATGCGCGGGTATCAGGCTTTTTTGTCGAGCATTGAAAAATCAAAAACAGACCAGCATGAAAAACTTTAG